One Lepus europaeus isolate LE1 chromosome 7, mLepTim1.pri, whole genome shotgun sequence DNA segment encodes these proteins:
- the RELT gene encoding tumor necrosis factor receptor superfamily member 19L isoform X2, protein MMKLSLLCWPLSCLILLLPWPLATPASTTPWQCPPGEEPGLDPEQGTLCRSCPPGTFSASWGSSPCQPHNRCSFRRRLEAQAGTATQDALCGGCQPGWFGPWEVPRVPCQPCSWAPPGTRGCDGINPAYRTEDANEDTIGVLVRLITEKKENAAALEELLKEHHSKQLVQTSHRLGPRPPPAAPGTPHICPHRHHLHTVQGLASLSGPCCSRCSQKKWPEVLLSPEAAAAATPAPSLLPNPIRTPKAGAKAGRQGEITILSVGRFRVARIPEQRTSSGASEVKTITEAGPSGNEPPDSPQPGLQAEQRALLGSGGSHAKWLKAPVETKAEENRYVVRMSESNLVI, encoded by the exons ATGATGAAGCTAagcctgctgtgctggcccctgtcctgcCTCATCCTG CTGCTTCCCTGGCCTCTGGCCACACCAGCATCCACTACCCCGTGGCAGTGCCCACCGGGGGAAGAGCCCGGCCTG GACCCAGAGCAGGGCACATTGTGCAGATCCTGCCCGCCGGGCACCTTCTCAGCCTCATGGGGCTCCAGTCCATGCCAGCCCCATAACCGCTGCAGCTTTCGGAGGCGGCTGGAGGCCCAGGCAGGCACGGCGACTCAGGATGCGCTCTGTGGAGGCTGCCAGCCTGG GTGGTTTGGGCCTTGGGAGGTCCCCCGTGTTCCATGTCAGCCGTGCTCCTGGGCCCCTCCGGGTACTCGAGGCTGTGATG gGATCAATCCCGCCTACCGGACCGAGGATGCCAACGAGGACACCATTGGGGTCCTGGTGCGCCTCATCACAGAGAAGAAAG AGAACGCGGCGGCCCTGGAGGAGCTGCTGAAGGAGCACCATAGCAAACAGCTGGTGCAGACGAGCCACAGGCTCGGGCCCAG GCCGCCACCAGCTGCCCCCGGCACGCCACACATCTGCCCACACCGCCACCACCTCCACACCGTGCAGGGCCTGGCCTCGCTCTCCGGCCCGTGCTGCTCCCGTTGTAGCCAGAAGAAGTGGCCGGAGGTGCTGCTGTCTCCTGAGGCTGCAGCCGCTGCCacgcctgcccccagcctcctgcccaaCCCCATTAGGACACCCAAGGCTGGGGCCAAGGCGGGCCGCCAGGGCGAGATCACCATCTTGTCTGTGGGCAG gtTCCGGGTGGCTCGAATTCCGGAGCAGCGGACGAGTTCTGGGGCATCTGAGGTGAAGACCATCACAGAGGCTGGGCCCTCAGGGAATGAGCCCCCCGACTCCCCACAGCCTGGCCTCCAGGCTGAGCAGCGGGCACTGCTGGGAAGTGGCGGAAGCCATGCTAAGTGGTTAAAGGCCCCAGTGGAGACCAAGGCCGAG GAGAACCGCTATGTGGTCCGGATGAGCGAGAGCAACCTGGTGATCTGA
- the RELT gene encoding tumor necrosis factor receptor superfamily member 19L isoform X1, with translation MMKLSLLCWPLSCLILLLPWPLATPASTTPWQCPPGEEPGLDPEQGTLCRSCPPGTFSASWGSSPCQPHNRCSFRRRLEAQAGTATQDALCGGCQPGWFGPWEVPRVPCQPCSWAPPGTRGCDEWGRRTRRGVEVAAGASSAGETRQTGNGTRAGGPEETATQYAVIAIVPVFCLMGLLGILVCNLLKRKGYHCTAHKEVGPGPGGGGSGINPAYRTEDANEDTIGVLVRLITEKKENAAALEELLKEHHSKQLVQTSHRLGPRPPPAAPGTPHICPHRHHLHTVQGLASLSGPCCSRCSQKKWPEVLLSPEAAAAATPAPSLLPNPIRTPKAGAKAGRQGEITILSVGRFRVARIPEQRTSSGASEVKTITEAGPSGNEPPDSPQPGLQAEQRALLGSGGSHAKWLKAPVETKAEENRYVVRMSESNLVI, from the exons ATGATGAAGCTAagcctgctgtgctggcccctgtcctgcCTCATCCTG CTGCTTCCCTGGCCTCTGGCCACACCAGCATCCACTACCCCGTGGCAGTGCCCACCGGGGGAAGAGCCCGGCCTG GACCCAGAGCAGGGCACATTGTGCAGATCCTGCCCGCCGGGCACCTTCTCAGCCTCATGGGGCTCCAGTCCATGCCAGCCCCATAACCGCTGCAGCTTTCGGAGGCGGCTGGAGGCCCAGGCAGGCACGGCGACTCAGGATGCGCTCTGTGGAGGCTGCCAGCCTGG GTGGTTTGGGCCTTGGGAGGTCCCCCGTGTTCCATGTCAGCCGTGCTCCTGGGCCCCTCCGGGTACTCGAGGCTGTGATG AATGGGGGCGGCGGACCCGGCGAGGTGTggaggtggctgcaggggccagcagTGCCGGCGAGACGCGGCAGACCGGGAACGGCACGCGGGCGGGCGGCCCCGAGGAGACGGCCACCCAGTACGCCGTGATCGCCATTGTGCCTGTCTTCTGCCTCATGGGGCTGCTGGGCATCCTGGTGTGCAACCTGCTCAAGCGGAAGGGCTACCACTGCACGGCCCACAAGGAGGTCGGGCCCGGCCCTGGAGGCGGAGGCAGCG gGATCAATCCCGCCTACCGGACCGAGGATGCCAACGAGGACACCATTGGGGTCCTGGTGCGCCTCATCACAGAGAAGAAAG AGAACGCGGCGGCCCTGGAGGAGCTGCTGAAGGAGCACCATAGCAAACAGCTGGTGCAGACGAGCCACAGGCTCGGGCCCAG GCCGCCACCAGCTGCCCCCGGCACGCCACACATCTGCCCACACCGCCACCACCTCCACACCGTGCAGGGCCTGGCCTCGCTCTCCGGCCCGTGCTGCTCCCGTTGTAGCCAGAAGAAGTGGCCGGAGGTGCTGCTGTCTCCTGAGGCTGCAGCCGCTGCCacgcctgcccccagcctcctgcccaaCCCCATTAGGACACCCAAGGCTGGGGCCAAGGCGGGCCGCCAGGGCGAGATCACCATCTTGTCTGTGGGCAG gtTCCGGGTGGCTCGAATTCCGGAGCAGCGGACGAGTTCTGGGGCATCTGAGGTGAAGACCATCACAGAGGCTGGGCCCTCAGGGAATGAGCCCCCCGACTCCCCACAGCCTGGCCTCCAGGCTGAGCAGCGGGCACTGCTGGGAAGTGGCGGAAGCCATGCTAAGTGGTTAAAGGCCCCAGTGGAGACCAAGGCCGAG GAGAACCGCTATGTGGTCCGGATGAGCGAGAGCAACCTGGTGATCTGA
- the FAM168A gene encoding protein FAM168A isoform X2 yields the protein MNPVYSPVQPGAPYGNPKNMAYTGYPTAYPAAAPAYNPSLYPTNSPSYAPEFQFLHSAYATLLMKQAWPQNSSSCGAEGTFHLPVDTGTENRTYQASSAAFRYTAGTPYKVPPTQSNAAPPPYSPSPNPYQTAMYPIRSAYPQQNLYAQGAYYTQPVYAAQPHVIHHTTVVQPNSIPSAIYPAPVAAPRTNGVAMGMVAGTTMAMSAGTLLTTPQHTAIGAHPVSMPTYRAQGTPAYSYVPPHW from the exons GTTATCCCACAGCCTACCCGGCAGCAGCCCCTGCCTACAATCCCAGCCTGTACCCGACCAATAGCCCCAGTTATGCTCCAG AGTTTCAGTTCCTGCATTCAGCTTATG CAACTCTGCTGATGAAACAGGCCTGGCCACAGAATTCGTCTTCCTGTGGCGCCGAAGGCACCTTCCACCTCCCAGTGGACACCGGGACCGAGAACCGAACTTACCAGGCATCCTCCGCGGCTTTCA GATATACTGCGGGGACACCCTACAAGGTCCCGCCGACCCAGAGCAACGCTGCTCCGCCCCCCTACTCCCCGTCCCCCAACCCCTACCAGACGGCCATGTATCCCATCAGAAGTGCCTACCCCCAGCAGAATCTGTATGCCCAG GGAGCCTACTACACACAGCCGGTATACGCTGCCCAGCCCCACGTCATCCACCACACCACCGTCGTCCAGCCCAACAGCATTCCCTCTGCCATCTACCCGGCGCCCGTGGCGGCCCCCCGGACCAACGGCGTGGCCATGGGCATGGTGGCAGGCACCACCATGGCAATGTCTGCAG GTACCCTGCTGACTACACCCCAGCACACCGCCATCGGGGCACACCCTGTCTCCATGCCGACATACAGGGCCCAAGGAACCCCTGCGTATAGCTACGTGCCCCCACACTGGTAA